GGGCTGGTGCCGGTGGCGTCCTCCACGTCGTGCAGCGCGCGCCACCCGTCGTCTTCCCAGCCCCTGAGTTCCGTGAGCCCGAAAATGTCCGGGCGCTCGGCAGTCAGGTAGCGCTGCTGCTCAGTGCGGTGCTGGTCGCCACCGCCGTCTTGGAGGTTCCAGGTGAGGAACCGGAGGGGTTCGGGCATCGTTCTCCTTCGCTGGTGAGGTGAGGTGAGGTGAGGTGAGGTGGTGGGCCCTGCCACCGGCGGAGATCGCCTGATCGCGCGGCGCGCCGGCCCATTGGCGCGCCTACCGGTGGCAGGGGGTCAGGGGTCCGCGGCGATGGCGCGGACGATGAGCCAGCACGCGAGGCAGCCGGCCGCGAAGTGCGCGGCCAGGACTGTGGCGGCGGCGGTCACTCGGGCCGGCCGCGGGGGATGCGGGGGTCGTAGCGGCGGGAGACCCGCAACACGGTCGCGGGCCCCATCTCGAACGTCTCGCCCGAGACGAAGAGAAGCCGCTTACGCTTCCGCCCGGGGCCCAGCGCGGTCAAGTCCCGCACCACGAACGGCTGCCCGCCGATCACGACGATGTCCCCGACGCGCACCGAGGCGGCGTCGACCTCCTCCGCGACGAGCACGCCCTTCACTGGCCGACCCCCTCGGCCCGATCGGTGTCGGGCCGGGGCGACGGGGGCGGGTCAGGTCGCGGGGGAACCTGCCCGACGCAGGCGATCGCGGGGTAGATCAGGATGTCGCAGTCGGGGCAGTGGGCGCCGTCGTCGCGGCGGTCCAGCTCCCGGGCGAGGTGGCGACAT
Above is a genomic segment from Streptomyces marincola containing:
- a CDS encoding endonuclease/exonuclease/phosphatase family protein; this translates as MPEPLRFLTWNLQDGGGDQHRTEQQRYLTAERPDIFGLTELRGWEDDGWRALHDVEDATGTSPMAGETRDYRLHNTELLRALSDHLPVSAT